The following proteins are co-located in the Marinomonas profundi genome:
- the hutG gene encoding N-formylglutamate deformylase, which yields MATHNVLTVPAFNFVQGDSPVLVSMPHSGLNLTEEVQAGLTDQAKKLPDTDWFIPELYDFLESLGVGFIKANYSRFVIDLNRPYDDKPLYATKTTGLFPDVLFEDSPVFVEGKAPNGEHKAFCKEHIWKPYHGTIEQELARLKAKFGYAILFDAHSIAAEVPMLFEGTLPDFNWGTNEGKACDENLANVVTQILRPHYTQVLNGRFKGGYITRHFGQPNDGIHAIQLELSQATYLNDELAKQSEYKLDENKQPLITQQLKDVIEACLQVSF from the coding sequence ATGGCAACACATAACGTATTAACGGTACCAGCCTTTAACTTTGTGCAAGGCGATTCGCCTGTATTGGTCAGTATGCCGCATTCGGGCTTAAACCTAACCGAGGAAGTGCAAGCGGGTTTAACCGATCAAGCCAAAAAGCTGCCGGATACCGATTGGTTTATCCCCGAGCTTTATGACTTTTTGGAATCGTTAGGAGTGGGTTTTATCAAGGCAAATTACTCTCGATTTGTCATCGACCTGAATCGCCCTTATGACGACAAACCGCTTTACGCGACCAAAACCACCGGCTTGTTTCCGGATGTTTTATTTGAAGACAGCCCGGTTTTTGTCGAAGGCAAAGCGCCCAATGGCGAACATAAAGCTTTTTGCAAAGAACACATCTGGAAGCCCTATCACGGTACGATTGAGCAAGAACTGGCGCGACTAAAAGCCAAATTTGGCTACGCTATCTTGTTCGATGCTCACAGCATTGCTGCCGAAGTGCCTATGTTGTTTGAAGGAACGCTGCCAGACTTTAACTGGGGCACCAACGAAGGTAAGGCTTGTGATGAAAACCTAGCCAATGTCGTCACACAAATACTGCGACCACACTACACGCAGGTACTCAATGGTCGCTTCAAAGGCGGCTACATCACCCGCCATTTCGGCCAACCAAACGACGGCATCCACGCTATTCAACTTGAACTGTCTCAAGCGACTTATCTAAACGACGAGCTGGCAAAACAGTCAGAATATAAACTGGATGAAAACAAACAGCCGTTGATCACACAACAACTGAAAGACGTGATAGAAGCCTGCCTGCAGGTGTCTTTTTAA
- the hutI gene encoding imidazolonepropionase has protein sequence MTHDSPMKLHSLWRGAHVATMQNGQYSLIENAAIGVVGGRIVWIGEAQKLPVYDAQNEHDLGGGWITPGLIDCHTHLVFGGNRAGEFEQRLNGVSYQEIAKQGGGIASSVRATRDASEAELVASASRRLKSLMADGVTTVEIKSGYGLSLDSELKMLRVATALENDFPVTIKRTCLAAHAMPPEFDDKDAYIDYLCDTVLPKVAKLGMADAVDAFCEGIAFSTEQVARYFNTAKSLGLPVKIHAEQLSSLGGTRMAASFKALSADHIEFIEEADVQAMAESGTVAVLLPGAFFTLKETQRPPIALLRQYGVPMAIATDANPGTSPALSLRLMMNMACTLFALTPEEALAGATIHAASALGLADSHGSLDVGKVADFICWDVESPGELSYWLGGDLVKTRVYEGKQSDGKNSLGKNSLGKNSQGETA, from the coding sequence ATGACACACGATTCTCCCATGAAATTACACAGCTTATGGCGCGGTGCGCATGTTGCCACCATGCAAAATGGCCAATATAGCCTCATCGAAAACGCCGCAATTGGCGTCGTCGGCGGTCGTATCGTTTGGATTGGCGAAGCGCAAAAACTTCCCGTCTATGACGCTCAAAACGAACACGATTTGGGCGGCGGTTGGATCACCCCTGGCTTGATCGATTGCCATACGCATCTGGTGTTTGGCGGCAATCGTGCGGGAGAATTCGAACAACGCTTAAATGGTGTGAGTTATCAAGAAATCGCCAAGCAAGGCGGCGGTATTGCTTCGTCTGTGAGAGCAACGCGTGACGCCAGCGAAGCAGAGCTGGTTGCCAGTGCATCACGGCGCTTAAAAAGCTTAATGGCCGATGGCGTGACCACAGTTGAGATCAAATCAGGCTACGGCTTGTCTCTCGACTCCGAGTTGAAAATGCTGCGTGTGGCGACCGCGTTAGAAAATGATTTTCCAGTGACCATCAAGCGAACCTGTTTGGCGGCCCATGCCATGCCGCCAGAATTTGACGATAAAGACGCCTATATTGATTACCTCTGCGACACGGTTTTACCGAAAGTCGCTAAACTGGGCATGGCCGATGCGGTAGACGCGTTTTGTGAAGGCATTGCCTTTAGTACCGAGCAGGTGGCGCGTTATTTCAACACCGCAAAGTCGTTAGGTTTGCCAGTGAAAATCCATGCGGAGCAGTTGTCGTCATTGGGCGGCACTCGAATGGCGGCGTCTTTTAAGGCCTTATCGGCGGATCATATTGAATTTATTGAAGAAGCCGATGTGCAAGCCATGGCAGAGTCCGGCACGGTGGCGGTGTTATTGCCGGGGGCGTTTTTTACTCTAAAAGAAACGCAGCGCCCGCCAATTGCTTTGCTGCGTCAATATGGCGTGCCAATGGCGATTGCCACGGACGCTAATCCCGGCACCTCGCCCGCGTTATCGCTTCGATTGATGATGAACATGGCCTGTACTTTATTTGCATTGACGCCAGAAGAGGCCTTGGCTGGTGCGACCATTCATGCGGCAAGCGCATTGGGACTAGCCGATTCTCATGGTAGTTTAGACGTCGGAAAAGTCGCAGACTTTATCTGCTGGGACGTAGAAAGCCCCGGCGAGCTCAGTTATTGGTTAGGCGGCGACCTAGTGAAAACCAGGGTCTACGAAGGCAAACAATCTGACGGTAAAAATAGCCTAGGTAAAAATAGCCTAGGTAAAAATAGCCAAGGGGAAACAGCATAA
- the hutH gene encoding histidine ammonia-lyase: MFELTIKPGQLTLNELRQISRRHVKLALDESAFPAIHASTQVVNDVIAENRTVYGINTGFGLLANTRIAPEDLDELQRSIVLSHAAGIGALMEDKTVKLIMALKVNSLARGFSGIRLEVIQALLTLINKEVYPCIPKKGSVGASGDLAPLAHMSTVLLGEGKARYRGEVISGRAALSIAGLEPIALAPKEGLALLNGTQASTAFALEGLFEAEDLFASAIVCGSLSVEAALGSRSPFDARIHEVRGHQTQIDAAAAYRHLLGETSELGDSHQGCEKVQDPYSLRCQPQVMGACLEQIRSTSSVLCIEANSVSDNPLVFAEQGDIISGGNFHAEPVAMAADNLALAIAEIGSLSERRMALLIDSNLSKLPPFLVDNGGVNSGFMIAQVTAAALASENKSYAHPASVDSLPTSANQEDHVSMATFAARRLKDMAENTRGILAVEILSAVQGLDFRAPLKSSKRLENARATLRARVPFYDKDRYFAPDIEKANELLLEAVHNDTMPAGLLPSLMV, from the coding sequence ATGTTTGAATTAACCATAAAACCCGGTCAATTGACGCTTAATGAATTGCGTCAAATCAGTCGTCGTCACGTTAAATTAGCGCTAGACGAAAGTGCGTTTCCGGCGATTCACGCCAGCACACAAGTGGTCAACGATGTGATTGCCGAAAACCGTACGGTGTACGGTATTAACACCGGTTTTGGTTTGTTGGCGAATACGCGTATTGCACCAGAGGATTTGGATGAATTGCAGCGCAGTATTGTATTGTCTCATGCGGCCGGTATTGGTGCCTTGATGGAAGACAAAACCGTTAAGCTGATTATGGCGTTGAAGGTAAATAGTTTGGCACGTGGTTTTTCTGGGATTCGTCTTGAAGTGATTCAGGCCTTGCTGACTTTGATCAACAAAGAAGTCTATCCCTGTATTCCGAAAAAAGGCTCAGTCGGCGCATCGGGTGATTTAGCCCCCTTGGCACATATGAGCACGGTTTTATTAGGGGAAGGCAAAGCCCGCTACCGTGGCGAAGTGATTTCTGGTCGTGCTGCCTTGTCTATCGCAGGGTTAGAGCCCATCGCTTTGGCGCCAAAAGAAGGCTTGGCGCTGCTGAACGGCACACAAGCGTCTACGGCGTTTGCCTTGGAAGGTTTGTTTGAAGCGGAAGATTTGTTCGCCTCTGCCATTGTTTGTGGGTCTTTGTCGGTCGAAGCGGCGCTTGGCAGCCGTAGTCCATTCGATGCGCGTATTCATGAAGTGCGTGGCCATCAAACACAAATTGATGCGGCCGCGGCGTATCGTCATTTGTTAGGCGAAACGTCTGAGCTGGGCGATTCGCATCAAGGTTGTGAAAAAGTCCAAGACCCGTATTCACTACGTTGTCAGCCACAAGTAATGGGCGCGTGTTTGGAGCAAATTCGCAGCACGTCGAGCGTGTTGTGTATCGAAGCGAATTCGGTATCGGACAATCCATTGGTGTTTGCAGAGCAAGGCGACATTATTTCCGGTGGTAACTTCCATGCGGAACCGGTTGCCATGGCGGCAGATAACTTGGCCTTGGCGATTGCCGAAATCGGCAGTTTGTCAGAGCGTCGTATGGCCCTGTTGATCGACAGTAATCTGAGTAAATTGCCGCCATTTTTAGTGGACAACGGCGGTGTCAACTCTGGTTTTATGATTGCTCAAGTCACGGCCGCGGCCTTGGCGAGTGAGAACAAAAGCTACGCGCACCCAGCGTCGGTAGACAGCTTGCCAACCTCGGCGAACCAAGAAGACCATGTTTCTATGGCAACCTTCGCGGCGCGCCGTTTGAAAGACATGGCGGAAAACACCCGTGGTATTTTGGCGGTGGAAATTTTGTCGGCGGTACAAGGTTTGGACTTCCGTGCGCCATTGAAATCCAGCAAACGCTTGGAAAACGCTCGGGCGACTTTGCGCGCGCGCGTGCCTTTCTATGACAAAGACCGTTATTTTGCGCCAGACATCGAAAAAGCCAATGAACTCTTGTTGGAAGCGGTACATAACGACACCATGCCAGCAGGCTTGTTGCCAAGTTTGATGGTATAA
- the hutU gene encoding urocanate hydratase: MTKQTISQKRFRAGEVRAATGNTLTAKSWFTEAPMRMLMNNLDPDVAENPEELVVYGGIGRAARDWECYDKIVESLKELEEDETLLVQSGKPVGVFKTHSNAPRVLIANSNLVPHWANWEHFNELDAKGLAMYGQMTAGSWIYIGSQGIVQGTYETFVEAGRQHYDGKLAGRWVLTAGLGGMGGAQPLAATLAGACSLNIECQQSRIDFRLRTRYVDEQATDLDDAMARIKKYTDEGKAVSIALCGNAAEILPEMVKRGIRPDMVTDQTSAHDPLNGYLPLGMSWEEYREKAQTQPKEIVTAAKKSMAKHVQAMLDFQKMGVPTFDYGNNIRQMAMEEGVENAFDFPGFVPAYIRPLFCRGIGPFRWAALSGDPEDIYKTDAKVKELIADDEHLHHWLDMARERIQFQGLPARICWVGLGQRAKLGLAFNEMVRSGELSAPIVIGRDHLDSGSVASPNRETEGMQDGSDAVSDWPLLNALLNTASGATWVSLHHGGGVGMGFSQHSGMVIVCDGSDDAAARIARVLHNDPATGVMRHADAGYDIAIECAKEQGLNLPMITGAQAK; this comes from the coding sequence ATGACAAAACAAACAATTTCTCAAAAACGTTTTCGTGCTGGCGAAGTAAGAGCGGCGACCGGCAACACTCTGACGGCGAAATCTTGGTTCACCGAAGCGCCGATGCGCATGCTAATGAACAACCTCGATCCAGATGTAGCAGAAAACCCAGAAGAATTGGTGGTTTACGGTGGTATTGGTCGTGCGGCGCGTGACTGGGAATGCTATGACAAGATAGTTGAATCCCTAAAAGAGCTTGAAGAAGACGAAACCTTATTAGTGCAATCGGGCAAGCCAGTGGGCGTGTTTAAAACGCACAGCAATGCGCCGCGTGTGTTGATTGCTAACTCAAACCTCGTGCCGCATTGGGCGAACTGGGAACACTTTAACGAGCTAGATGCCAAAGGTTTGGCGATGTATGGCCAAATGACCGCTGGTTCTTGGATCTACATTGGTAGCCAAGGCATAGTGCAAGGCACCTACGAAACCTTCGTTGAAGCCGGTCGTCAACATTACGATGGCAAACTGGCAGGTCGTTGGGTATTAACCGCTGGTTTAGGTGGTATGGGTGGCGCTCAGCCATTGGCGGCCACCTTGGCAGGCGCCTGTTCATTGAACATTGAATGTCAGCAAAGCCGCATTGATTTCCGTTTGCGGACTCGTTATGTGGACGAGCAAGCGACGGATTTAGACGATGCCATGGCGCGCATTAAAAAATACACAGACGAAGGCAAAGCAGTGTCTATCGCGCTTTGCGGTAATGCCGCAGAGATCCTGCCTGAAATGGTTAAGCGTGGTATTCGTCCCGATATGGTGACCGACCAAACCTCAGCCCATGATCCACTCAATGGCTATTTACCATTGGGCATGAGTTGGGAAGAGTACCGCGAGAAAGCGCAAACTCAGCCAAAAGAAATCGTCACCGCGGCGAAAAAATCCATGGCGAAACATGTTCAAGCCATGTTGGATTTCCAAAAAATGGGTGTGCCGACCTTTGATTATGGTAACAACATTCGTCAAATGGCGATGGAAGAAGGGGTAGAAAACGCCTTTGATTTCCCAGGTTTCGTGCCAGCTTACATTCGTCCTTTGTTTTGTCGTGGTATTGGGCCTTTCCGTTGGGCGGCCTTGTCGGGTGATCCGGAAGATATCTATAAAACCGATGCCAAGGTAAAAGAGCTGATCGCCGATGATGAGCATTTGCATCATTGGTTGGACATGGCTCGTGAGCGTATTCAGTTCCAAGGTTTGCCAGCGCGTATTTGTTGGGTTGGTCTTGGTCAGCGCGCCAAATTGGGTTTAGCCTTTAACGAAATGGTGCGTAGCGGCGAATTGTCAGCGCCTATCGTGATTGGCCGTGATCATTTGGATTCAGGTTCGGTTGCTAGTCCAAACCGTGAAACCGAAGGCATGCAAGATGGTTCAGATGCGGTATCGGATTGGCCACTATTGAACGCCTTGTTGAACACCGCCTCTGGCGCGACTTGGGTGTCTTTGCACCACGGCGGCGGCGTTGGCATGGGCTTCTCACAGCATTCTGGTATGGTGATTGTGTGTGATGGTAGCGACGATGCGGCGGCACGTATTGCCCGTGTATTGCATAACGATCCGGCGACAGGCGTGATGCGCCATGCGGATGCAGGTTATGATATTGCCATCGAATGCGCGAAAGAGCAGGGGCTAAACTTGCCGATGATCACGGGCGCTCAAGCGAAATAA
- a CDS encoding formimidoylglutamate deiminase, with translation MTTHQSITDTSATDTSNTNTSALHTKPRDYFAARALLASGWANNVLFSVKDGQFHSFEANSTPTKDCHVLSGPVLPTLANVHSHAFQRVMAGAAEVSLNPNDSFWSWRDLMYKIVQKLTPDDARIIATQLYIDMLKAGYTQVGEFHYLHHDIGGKQYAQVGEMSNQIIAAADDSGMGLTLLPVLYSHSGFGGQTPNAGQARFINTTDSYLALHQACDKALANHARHKLGICFHSLRAVTKTQIETVLQSLAKDCPVHIHIAEQQKEVQDSLAFSGQRPVEWLNNEIGLNERWCLVHATHLTDAERHAIAKSQAVAGLCPTTEANLGDGIFPAVEFEKENGRWGIGSDSHVSLSIVEELRTLEYGQRLRDQQRNRLYRPAQNSIGDNLYQQALLGGNQACGVALGLTKGNRADFMVLDESHPFIAASESKDLLNRWLFATNENLVKDVFVAGQQRIKDFHHQQEDSSRQAFIQVIKKVMYHA, from the coding sequence ATGACAACGCATCAATCGATAACAGACACTTCTGCGACAGACACGTCTAATACAAATACATCCGCCCTACACACCAAGCCGCGCGACTATTTTGCCGCGCGCGCTTTATTGGCTTCTGGCTGGGCGAACAATGTGCTGTTCTCGGTCAAAGACGGTCAATTTCACTCTTTTGAGGCAAATAGCACGCCGACAAAAGATTGCCATGTGTTATCTGGCCCTGTTTTACCCACGCTGGCTAATGTGCATTCTCATGCCTTCCAACGCGTGATGGCGGGCGCGGCCGAAGTCAGCCTAAACCCAAATGATAGTTTTTGGAGTTGGCGCGATTTGATGTACAAGATTGTGCAAAAACTCACGCCAGACGACGCACGCATTATTGCCACACAGCTTTACATCGACATGCTAAAAGCCGGTTACACCCAAGTGGGGGAATTTCACTATTTGCACCACGACATTGGCGGCAAGCAATATGCTCAAGTCGGTGAAATGTCGAATCAAATCATTGCCGCAGCGGATGACTCGGGCATGGGTTTAACCTTGTTGCCGGTGCTGTATTCTCATTCTGGCTTTGGTGGGCAAACCCCCAACGCGGGTCAAGCGCGCTTTATCAACACCACCGATTCCTATTTGGCTTTGCACCAAGCTTGCGATAAAGCGCTCGCAAACCATGCGCGCCATAAGTTAGGTATTTGCTTTCATTCGCTGCGCGCGGTGACCAAAACGCAAATCGAAACTGTTTTGCAATCTCTAGCGAAAGATTGCCCCGTTCACATTCATATCGCCGAGCAACAAAAAGAAGTGCAAGACAGTCTTGCCTTCAGCGGACAACGCCCAGTCGAATGGCTTAATAACGAAATCGGTTTAAACGAGCGCTGGTGTCTCGTTCACGCCACGCATCTCACCGATGCCGAACGCCACGCCATCGCCAAAAGCCAAGCGGTCGCGGGGCTTTGTCCTACCACGGAAGCGAACTTGGGTGACGGTATTTTCCCGGCAGTAGAATTCGAGAAAGAAAATGGCCGTTGGGGCATAGGCTCCGACAGCCATGTGAGCTTATCGATTGTTGAAGAGCTTCGCACACTGGAATACGGGCAACGCCTGCGTGATCAGCAACGTAATCGCCTCTATCGACCCGCGCAAAACAGCATCGGTGACAATCTTTACCAGCAAGCCTTATTGGGCGGTAATCAAGCTTGCGGCGTGGCATTGGGACTGACGAAAGGCAACCGTGCTGACTTTATGGTACTGGACGAATCTCACCCCTTTATCGCCGCCAGCGAGTCAAAAGACCTACTCAACCGCTGGTTATTTGCCACCAATGAGAACCTTGTCAAAGACGTGTTTGTGGCCGGTCAACAGCGCATCAAAGACTTTCACCACCAGCAAGAAGACAGCAGCCGTCAGGCCTTTATTCAAGTGATTAAAAAGGTCATGTACCATGCCTAA
- a CDS encoding HutD/Ves family protein yields MPNVIIIEQAQYLRMPWKNGLGETLEIQRNEDENGLRFRISQASVVEDGVFSDFSGLHRTLVLLSGDGMTLEHSGRNTAQDSRHIHVLSKTLDMARFCGGDETHATLKNGKIEDLNIMVRETDTQANVEACAAPCSLLFSNDGTLLCGFYASEESLLEIDDADAVTINAHSMVVFSPNTTARLTKGLGVFVRISELNHRPKCPNN; encoded by the coding sequence ATGCCTAATGTCATTATTATCGAGCAAGCACAATACCTGCGAATGCCATGGAAAAACGGCCTTGGCGAAACCCTCGAAATTCAACGCAATGAAGATGAAAACGGCCTACGCTTTCGTATCAGCCAAGCGTCTGTGGTTGAAGATGGCGTGTTTTCCGACTTCAGCGGCCTGCATCGCACCCTAGTCTTACTGTCGGGTGACGGCATGACACTCGAACACTCAGGCAGAAACACCGCCCAAGACTCAAGACATATTCATGTGCTAAGCAAAACATTAGACATGGCGCGCTTTTGCGGCGGCGATGAAACCCACGCCACCCTCAAAAACGGCAAGATTGAAGACCTCAATATTATGGTGCGAGAAACCGACACCCAAGCCAACGTAGAGGCTTGCGCCGCGCCTTGTTCGCTCTTATTTTCAAACGACGGCACCTTGCTCTGTGGCTTCTACGCGAGTGAAGAGAGCTTGCTTGAAATTGATGACGCCGATGCTGTAACAATCAACGCACACAGCATGGTCGTTTTCTCACCAAACACCACCGCAAGATTAACTAAGGGACTTGGTGTTTTTGTGCGTATAAGCGAATTAAATCACCGCCCAAAATGCCCAAATAACTGA
- the hutC gene encoding histidine utilization repressor, with protein sequence MSDVTRVSDVTSSHLANLFDDLPDAPLPIYAKLKLAITMKISSGEWQTNQRIPSEAEVVKALGVSRMTVNRALRELTAEGFLVRHQGLGTFVAEKKAHSALFEVHNIAEEVAARGHQHRSELLVLESAKASMEEAMTLGVRTNHGIFRSVVLHFENDLPIQIEERIVNATLAPEYAKQDFAKHTPYEYLMSVAPMTEGEHLVEAILPNTSECERLQIQTSEPCLQIKRRTWAGDDIVTAARLLHPGSRFQLFGHFGR encoded by the coding sequence GTGTCTGATGTAACAAGAGTGTCTGATGTAACAAGCTCTCATCTCGCCAATTTGTTCGATGATTTGCCGGATGCGCCTCTGCCCATTTACGCCAAGCTGAAGCTGGCCATTACGATGAAAATTTCATCCGGTGAATGGCAGACCAATCAACGGATTCCATCGGAAGCCGAAGTGGTAAAAGCCTTGGGTGTAAGCCGTATGACGGTGAACCGAGCGTTGCGTGAATTGACCGCTGAGGGTTTTCTCGTGCGCCATCAGGGATTAGGCACGTTTGTGGCTGAGAAAAAAGCCCACTCGGCGTTATTTGAAGTACATAACATCGCCGAAGAAGTGGCAGCTCGTGGCCACCAACATCGTTCTGAATTGCTGGTATTGGAGTCTGCCAAAGCCTCCATGGAAGAAGCCATGACCTTAGGCGTTCGCACCAATCATGGAATTTTTCGTTCTGTGGTGCTGCATTTTGAAAATGACCTGCCTATACAAATTGAAGAACGCATAGTGAACGCCACATTGGCGCCAGAATACGCTAAACAAGACTTTGCTAAGCACACGCCTTATGAATATTTAATGAGCGTCGCGCCGATGACAGAAGGCGAGCATTTGGTGGAAGCCATTTTGCCCAACACCAGTGAATGCGAGCGTTTACAAATCCAAACATCAGAACCCTGTTTACAAATCAAACGTCGCACATGGGCGGGCGATGACATCGTCACCGCCGCACGTTTGCTTCACCCCGGCTCGCGCTTTCAGTTATTTGGGCATTTTGGGCGGTGA
- a CDS encoding cytochrome b/b6 domain-containing protein encodes MKSTLVWDWPVRILHWLMVLLFTGLILTGKSTADYVQYHFHMGYGLSAVIVARVLYGFCGSYYARFCQFVRGPNAALTFVKSLLSAQPKKYLGHNPLGGLMVVTLLLGLSVQWGTGLFTSDEIFWFGPFYGLIPDAWASELASIHRFLPNVLLGLVALHVLAVLYHELCLKERLIEAMIHGRKKHPVAASVRVQTPRWGVIFSLLMGLAWLAALWMMPI; translated from the coding sequence ATGAAATCGACATTGGTGTGGGATTGGCCTGTGCGCATATTGCACTGGCTTATGGTGCTGCTGTTTACCGGTTTGATCCTCACGGGCAAATCAACAGCAGACTATGTTCAATATCATTTTCACATGGGTTACGGGTTGTCAGCGGTGATTGTTGCCCGTGTTCTGTATGGTTTTTGTGGTTCGTATTACGCCCGTTTTTGCCAGTTTGTCCGAGGGCCAAACGCCGCGCTCACGTTCGTTAAATCGCTGCTATCGGCTCAGCCGAAAAAATACCTAGGACACAATCCGCTCGGCGGGCTAATGGTCGTGACACTGTTATTGGGGCTTTCGGTGCAGTGGGGAACAGGGCTGTTTACCAGCGACGAGATTTTTTGGTTTGGGCCTTTTTATGGGCTTATTCCAGACGCTTGGGCAAGTGAATTAGCGTCTATCCATCGTTTTTTACCCAATGTATTGTTAGGGCTGGTGGCCTTGCATGTACTCGCCGTGCTTTATCATGAGCTGTGTCTTAAAGAACGATTGATTGAGGCGATGATTCATGGCCGCAAAAAACACCCTGTCGCCGCTTCGGTTAGGGTGCAAACCCCTCGCTGGGGCGTGATTTTTTCTTTATTAATGGGGTTGGCTTGGTTAGCGGCGCTTTGGATGATGCCCATCTAA
- a CDS encoding SRPBCC family protein, which yields MLVILCLITLFCLLLPAYFLLFTGRFFSRENTVIDAPIEAIAEDLGDLNNWQNWLPWLIYEPSAEVTYEYLNSGMHSVFPSCLVWRGKHIKEGYMSLEPTRSSAHYFHTLLEAPAFFPNDVHFNIDLTKQKERTLITLQITGKLPFLRRWKQKDYQLRAAKDTELALLKLLAYLAKHNTNPSHEYHQPDFAWLGQTRLNNIDAVTRPFVVSNQPMSQKMDQGFHDLMVELGSDNPPAGPSFALYKKVDIAHHFFSGRLGIPVQNMVPCELCPERIVLRGDYLHLRYTGRYQSLSLAWHVLYNFMRLHNLTPHPRRHGVEVFEVGPADTSHSKDYVTSVYLPIK from the coding sequence ATGCTTGTCATACTGTGCTTGATTACATTGTTTTGCCTGCTCCTGCCGGCTTATTTTTTATTATTTACAGGGCGGTTTTTTAGTCGCGAAAACACCGTGATCGATGCGCCTATCGAGGCGATCGCTGAGGATTTAGGTGACCTAAACAACTGGCAAAACTGGCTACCTTGGTTAATCTATGAACCCTCAGCCGAGGTGACCTACGAGTACCTCAATTCCGGTATGCACTCGGTTTTTCCGTCCTGTCTGGTGTGGCGAGGTAAGCACATCAAAGAAGGCTATATGTCGCTGGAACCCACTCGCTCCAGCGCCCATTATTTCCACACTTTATTAGAAGCACCAGCATTTTTCCCCAATGATGTGCATTTCAATATTGACCTCACCAAGCAAAAAGAGCGCACCTTAATCACCCTACAAATAACCGGAAAACTGCCCTTTTTAAGGCGCTGGAAACAAAAAGACTATCAACTCCGAGCCGCCAAAGACACCGAACTGGCGCTTCTCAAACTCTTAGCCTATTTGGCTAAACACAACACCAATCCAAGCCATGAATACCATCAACCTGACTTTGCATGGCTCGGCCAAACAAGGCTCAACAACATAGACGCGGTCACTCGTCCGTTTGTGGTGAGCAACCAACCCATGTCACAAAAAATGGACCAAGGATTTCACGATTTAATGGTTGAGCTTGGTTCCGATAACCCCCCTGCTGGGCCAAGTTTTGCCCTGTATAAAAAAGTCGATATCGCCCATCATTTCTTTTCGGGGCGCTTAGGCATTCCCGTGCAAAATATGGTACCGTGCGAGCTTTGCCCCGAACGCATCGTGTTGCGTGGCGACTATCTACACCTTCGTTATACGGGGCGTTATCAAAGTTTATCGCTGGCGTGGCACGTGCTTTATAATTTTATGCGACTGCATAACCTAACGCCGCACCCGCGTCGCCATGGCGTGGAAGTTTTTGAAGTGGGTCCGGCAGACACCAGCCATTCGAAAGATTATGTTACTTCTGTTTATCTGCCCATCAAATAA